One window of the Phycodurus eques isolate BA_2022a chromosome 7, UOR_Pequ_1.1, whole genome shotgun sequence genome contains the following:
- the sgcg gene encoding gamma-sarcoglycan, which yields MVGEQYETSTEGSSVPGPVPEHIYKVGIYGWRKRCLYLFVLLLIIILVVNLALTIWIFRVMWFNSEGMGLLQVHSDGVKLEAGESEFLLPLYAEEIHSREDSPLLVHSDTEKVYLNARDENGDVTGRMSVGPKQAQGHTPNMLISSSNNNMLFSADDKQAVIGPDKLRITGPEGALFQHSVEVPLLKSELFKDLRLESPTRSLTMDAPKGVHLKALAGNIEAASNMDVILQSSVGLLVLDAETVRMANLPQSQGGVSGNAEGLFEVCVCPSGKLFLSKAGVTSTCSDNQEC from the exons ATGGTAGGTGAGCAGTACGAGACCAGCACAGAGGGCAGCAGCGTGCCCGGACCTGTGCCCGAGCACATATACAAGGTTGGCATCTATGGCTGGCGGAAGCGCTGTCTCTACCTGTTTGTCCTGCTGCTCATCATCATCCTGGTGGTCAACCTGGCCCTCACCATCTGGATCTTCAGGGTCATGTGGTTCAACTCG GAGGGAATGGGCCTCCTGCAAGTCCACTCCGATGGCGTGAAGCTGGAGGCGGGCGAATCCGAGTTCCTGTTGCCCCTCTACGCTGAGGAGATCCACTCCAGGGAA GACTCTCCACTACTTGTACACTCGGATACGGAAAAAGTTTACCTCAATGCCCGCGATGAAAATGGTGACGTCACAGGGAGGATGTCTGTGG GTCCAAAACAGGCTCAAGGACACACTCCAAACATGCTCATCAGCTCCTCCAACAACAACATGCTGTTCTCTGCAGATGACAAACAGGCTGTGATTGGACCAGACAAACTGCGCATCACAG gtcctgaaggagctcTGTTCCAACATTCAGTGGAGGTTCCCCTCCTCAAGTCGGAGCTCTTCAAAGACCTGAG GTTGGAATCTCCAACTCGTTCACTCACTATGGACGCTCCAAAGGGAGTTCATTTAAAAGCCTTGGCTGGAAACATCGAAGCGGCCTCCAACATGGACGTTATCCTGCAGTCCAGCGTGGGACTG TTGGTGCTGGATGCTGAAACGGTGCGCATGGCCAATCTGCCCCAGAGCCAAGGAGGAGTTTCCGGGAATGCCGAGGGTCTCTTTgaagtgtgcgtgtgtcccAGTGGCAAGCTTTTTCTGTCCAAGGCTGGCGTCACCTCCACTTGCAGTGACAACCAGGAGTGCTAA